Genomic DNA from Choristoneura fumiferana chromosome 16, NRCan_CFum_1, whole genome shotgun sequence:
CactttaaaaatgcctcttctacaTTTTCACCTGTCTTTGCACTGGTTTCCAAGAACACCAACTCTGAAAATATTCGCAAGGAACTGATAAAATCTAGTGAAACtgatagatatatttttttttaataatttactgaGAGGTCACTAAGTACTCTACAATACATAGTCTAACCTAtagtcattttttaaataaataaatatcacgggacaattcacaccaattgacctagtcccaaagtaagcttagcaaagcttgtcttatgggtactaagcaacggataaatataattatatagatagatacataattaaatacatattaaacacccaagacccgagaacaaacattcatattttcaaacaaatatctgccccaacacgggaatcgaacctgggacctcaagcttcatagtcaggttctctaaccactaggtcaTCATACagacaatatttattatattaatttaacagTATAATACCATATTCCAAGAAGTAACAAAGGGTATTGATGACAGTTGTGTAATTTCTACTTGCAAAAATATTGTGATAATGTTAATGAATGGCCAATTgacttttttcttatttataagcTTAACTAGTACTTACCATTTTCCTGAGCAAATTGACTTGCTTCCGTAAATGTGACCTCTCGGGAATCTTCCAAGTCTTTTTTATTTCCAACAAGCAATATAACAATGTTGGGGCTAGCTAGAGTACGCGCATCTCTCAACCAGTTAGCTAACGCGTTAAATGAGTCCCGCGAGGTGATATCGTACACCAGTAGTGCTCCAGCAGCCCCTCGGTAGTATGACCGTGTCACAGAGCGGAACCTCTCTTGCCCCGCAGTATCCCAAATTTGTAATTTAGTTGATTTGCCCCCTATATTGACGATTTTGGATCCAAATTCTACCCCAATAGTATGACATCTATCTTCTTTGACTacaattgaaaaatatatttggttattttgttgtattttattattagtttgttAGTTAAACCTTACAGATCGAGAtgttttttagaaatattagtGTTGAATTAAACCGTAACATCCCTATTACTTAAATCAAAATGTGATACCAATAAGAATACGAAAATTAGgcagaagtaaataaaaatacacttaCATTTGTTaccaataaaattattaagaagGCTGGACTTTCCCGTGCCTGCGCTTCCGATCACCaagaatttgaataaatattctgAAATACAAGAATAAGCACATTCACAAAAACACCTTGTACCTTGGGAAAATTCATCATGAAGAATTACACGCAACAATGTTTTTACAGCCCACGTTACGTACCATAAGTTTCGGACATTGTTGCAAAACAGCATAAACCTTTTCTCCGAAGATTATTCTTAATACATATACTACAATAACTGATATCAAGCTAGCGGCAAATCGAATAAGTTAGCCAAATATTACCATCAAAACAAGAAAATGGCTCGTTTCCgccataaacataatattactcaatatacacactcatctatgatattactagcgtaaataataaaaatctaacTGTCAGTCAAAGAGTACCTATGTAGCTGTCAGTTctggaaacaataatgtacatcTCGGAAtttacgcgcaataatgtacgattTGAtagataatccgaagcattattgcttccgttccgattatcatgccgtacaatATCATGGTCtagcattatcagggcgtaggcgtacaaaatattgcgcgcgctgtaatcaCAGATTACAAGAATAGTTGATCGTTCAtctaccattacctctcatatttcgttttctagattttttttaccgtacaacggcaaaaactactagacactggcaaaattgtcctccgatggacagagccatattttttaaaagaaacaacaacaacaacaacaatagtTTGAAATctgagcgcgccttgttttataaaattcgtatgcccaattggattttactttgacagaggggaacgcggcgaatggctactccaggctactcccttccgtaggaagcccgaGTTGCTCTAATCTAAGGCCATAGTATCATAGAtaacagaaaaaaatctacagggctactacgaatctcttaactcgaagttcgtatcgtaccctctctctcgctctcgtattaaatagtataagtgtcagagggaccccacgacacgaacttcgagtttagagtttcttagtagccctgctgtgcaaCTGGAAAAATGTTGCCACCTTTTTGACATGCCCTTAATATTCGGATAAATTTATCAGTACAGTCACATCTCATGAATTCAGAAATAATCTCGATTttgtaaatacctactttaaaaaatccATAACAAGCAAGGAtttcttatattttaatttaaagctgTAGTATGGTACTAAAGATTAACGAAATAACTAGGTATTCggtttcatgaaaaaaaaattttttttaagtagcctgtagtgttcctgctgggcaaaagcctcccctcttgacctccacaactctcgttctgacgcaatgtcaggccagtcctttgcgtacgtgtccagatcgtcccgccatctccttctcggtctgcctcaatgtcgctggccgttctccggcacccaccaccaagtaactgtgcgagcccacctttaagggtgcatgcgacagacgtgtccacagtgtccagcccagtcccattttagcttagcagtcTTTTTCCTAATGTCTTTCCTAgtgtttttgagcgcagcgtgGTGTTCCGGATTCTGTCCATCCGTTTCACATCTAATATGCTACGCTCTATCGCTCTTTGGCAAACCTTAAGTTTGGACTTTTGATTTTCAGTCAGGGACCATGTTTGTGCACCGTAGGTTAGGACGGGCAGGATACACATGTCGACGAGTTTTCGCTTAAGTGTTATTGGAAGGTTTCCTTCATAAGCTGTTTCATGGACCAGTAGCTCTTCCAGGTGTTTCCGACTCGTCTTTCGACTTCTTCATCTTGTCGGTTGCTGAAAGAGACTACTTGGCCCAAGTACACACTCGTCAACATATTGTATTTTCTGCCCATCTACCGAGATCCATCGTTTCGTGCTGTTGGTCATAAGTTTGGTTTTCGACCTATTATTCATCGCTAGTCCAATCTTAAGACTTGCAGTGCTCAGTTCATGCAACATTAATTCGAGGTCTTGGGTTGTTTGGAAAAAAGGACGATATCCTCTGCGAACCGGAGATTCATTAATCTCTTGTCACCAACAACTATGCCCCTGTTTTCCCATAAGACTGCTAAGCTTTTAAAGAGTTCTTCGAGGGCGCTGGTGAACAGTTTGGGAGACAGCGGGTCACCCTGTTTAACACCTTTTTCGATAGGAAAAGACTGAAGACCTGACCTGAAGTTTGGAGCTTGATATCTGCTGTGCTATTGCTGTAAATTGATTGAAGGAGATTGATGTATGGGCTCTATATCTTGGTTACGTAGGGATGTAACGATTGCAGAGTGTGTTAAGCTGTCAAATGCTTTTGAGTAGTCTACGAACGCAAGAAACAGAGGACATTGAACTCGTTTACTTTCTCTATTATTTGGTTTAGAGTGTGGAGGTGATCGGTGGTGGAAAACCCGGGGTGAAACCCGGCCTGCTCTACTTGCTGGTTCTTGTCCGGTTGCCCGGCAATGCGACGCTCAATGATTTTTATAAATGCTTTATAAAGGTGAGAAGTAAGGCTTATGGGACGATAGTTGCCAATGTCGCTTTTATCGCCTTTTTTGTGCAGAACTACTATATTGGAATGTCAAAACATAGGTGGCAATTTACcagtaaataatattgtattaaataactttgtGATGTGGGGTAGTAGAACTGATTTTCCCAGACTCAGCGCCTCAGTAGTGACACCATCCGCACCTGGGCTTTTTCCGTACGATATAGTTTTAAGGACGGCGTTAACTTCATCATTAGTTATCAAGGGGACGGAATCAGGACGGAAGCACTCGGAATTAGGACTCTCTTTGGAACTATCTGAATATACTAGTGATTTATAAAATTGGGTGCATAGATCAAGAACTTTGCTACGATTGCGGTGTTGTGTGCCATTCTCATCCtttaaactagtttttttttaatcttgtaCTTTCTTTTTGAACACTATTACTAGCTCGTTGAATTCCtgcaataatattttaatatagaACCTCGACATCgttaacatgaaataaaaaataaaaatatatttattttctaaataaagaTATAGGGTAGGCCCTATATATAAGTAGTTAGCGAGTCGGAATGAAAACTTAGTTGCTTGAGTTACGGATATTTAATTTCGATAAGGAAGTGTACAGTGGTTAGTAATTTAGTTGCAAGATAGAGAAACGGATTTTTGGCGTTAATTGAAAGCGAGCGAGTACGAGAGTTGATTGTTGCGAGCAGGCAGTGAAAGAAGCGTGCGTTCCGCGCGGGCGAGGTCTCGGCAACTGGGGGCGCGCGGCGTGAGCGCCGGCAGCTCTCCGCCCTTCCTTCGTTCCCCCCGCAGGCCATAGTGCGGGGCGTAGCTTGGTAGTCTTGTGCGGACGCATAGTGCTGTGCCACAAAGAAAAGAAAGGAGCACTAGTAACTAGAATTTGAGTGATCAGTAATCACCAGGTGCAaacggtgaaaaaaaaattgctcacTCACTGCCAATGGTTGCAACATGCAGGCTTGGCACTGAAATAATACATGAACCAGACATATCACACGCTTCGAGGGTCGAATGATCACCTGCCCAAGCAGGGTCTCcgttggcaatctactggcagaagacggccaggacgtcctcggaccacgtggaggcgattagttgagaaggaggctggctcaattggtctcggctgggaagagctggaagaagccgcgcaagatcgagccaaatggaaaacttttctacgagccctatgtccctagtgagggataacaggatcacatcatcaagACATATAATTAAAGCCGGCCGACCATGGGCATCAGGATGGGGGTGCAAGGAGCAGGTAGGAGGGGGTGCACCTGCACTTGCAGCTCCCTGgcgtaaaagaaaatacataaataaaactaagataCAGAATGAAACCTATAAATCTACCTCCCTATATGCGGGTGCGAGATGCAATGACGGAATTAGCTATCTAGACACCTCTGGGGAGTTATGCACTTATGCCATTGGTGCCTTTTCAGATACTAGGGACAAAATGACCAGTCGTGATTGTTTGACATGGAATTCTCAAACTCACTCACTCCTACGAGATAAATCTGTAAAAGTTAATAAGCTAAGTTCAGTTTTCCTTTTGATCGataaaaataggtattcaaaaatGGCACGTGTGGCGCGCTGAGTCGCCCACTCATACCGCATTGCATATGTATAATGTATGCAGtgcattataaaattataatacacTAAGTTGAGGAGAAATATAGGTACCTTCTGAGATGGTTAAATTagaacaaatatattttttaccgttAGATCTACTGCCTCTGTTTTCTATTACTAGCCAATTTTTTgctataattgtttttttttatgaggcCACTGCCAAAACCTACAAAAAATTACCTGTTTTGATTTAACGTTCAAGGGCATATCGAAAGATTTTCTTATCTTCTTATCgcatttaacatttatttcatttctacATGTTTAGCGGTTTTCATTCTTAAGCATTTGGTAACCCTCCAAACCAAACGTCAACTCAACGAAagaaaactcaaaaagtcaggCAGTCAACAAAGGCAGTCTTTCTATCCAAAACtaaccttaacctatatccggTCGAATGTTTTGAagaactgaaataaataacagaatctctgtcttttaaaataataatatcaataagttatttgttttgttttaaccgTGCACCAGACAATGACACCAGCTTAGTTCTTTGactatttagttttgtttgtttgattgtttgACCCTCAAAATATGAACGCCGCCAGGAATCGCGCAGTGGTAaacataatgttttaaaaactattCAGGTAATTTATATGACAATAGCTtacttttatacttttttgtttacttttgcaGAAGAAACTCAAATCATTATGCTACCTGACTCTGGGAGGTTCAGTGGCTtaccagtttatttatttgaaaaaggaCTTCAATGGTTATTACGACAATGTGCTGCAACCCATAAGCCAAACCATCAATCCTGAGTGGGCACACAAAATTGGAGTCTCAGCCATTAAATATGGCATGTTTCCAACTCAAAATTATGATGATCCTAAAGTCTTAGTAAGTTGCAACCATTTGAAGTTCTTTCATCTTATTAATTTTAGACATTTGTTTAATTCAGACGTTTTCAAATCTATGTTAGTAAAGTTAAAGgtagaaaataaatacttttat
This window encodes:
- the LOC141436042 gene encoding ras-related protein Rab-4B-like, which gives rise to MSETYEYLFKFLVIGSAGTGKSSLLNNFIGNKFKEDRCHTIGVEFGSKIVNIGGKSTKLQIWDTAGQERFRSVTRSYYRGAAGALLVYDITSRDSFNALANWLRDARTLASPNIVILLVGNKKDLEDSREVTFTEASQFAQENELVFLETSAKTGENVEEAFLKCSKTILAKIETGELDPERIGSGIQYGTGASKRLAAPRKPARAPSECACRV